The DNA segment GCTCACCGCCGCGCGCCTCGACAAACTCTGTGAGGCGGTCTCCCGATGACGATCCCCGCCGGATCCCTGCTCGTCGCCCGGGACCTGCGCAAGGCGTACGGGCCGACCCCCGCGCTCGACGGGGCCGCGTTCTCCATCCACCCCGGTGAGGTCGTCGCCGTGATGGGTCCCTCCGGGGCGGGCAAGTCGACCCTGCTGCACTGCCTCGCCGGGATCGTCACGCCCGACTCCGGCTCGGTCACGTACGACGGGCGCGAACTGACCGCGATGAACGACTCCGAGCGCTCCAGGCTCAGGCGCTCGGAGTTCGGCTTCGTGTTCCAGTTCGGGCAGCTCGTGCCGGAGCTGACCTGCGTGGAGAACGTCGCGCTGCCGATGCGGCTGAACGGCACGCCCCGCAAGGAGGCCGAGCGGGCCGCCCTGACCTGGCTCGAGCGGCTGGAGGTCGAGGACGTCCGCGCGAAGCGTCCCGGCGAGGTCTCCGGCGGCCAGGGGCAGCGGGTCGCCGTGGCCCGGTCGCTGGTCACCGGCCCGCGGGTGCTGTTCGCCGACGAGCCGACCGGTGCCCTGGACTCGCTCAACGGCGAGCGCGTGATGGAACTGCTCACCGACGCCGCCCGGTCCACCAACGCCGCCGTCGTCCTCGTCACGCACGAGGCGCGGGTGGCCGCGTACTCCGACCGCGAGATCGTCGTACGCGACGGGAAGTCCCGGGACATGGAGCACGCCGTATGAGCGGGACCCGGGAACGCGTCCCCGCCACCCCCGCCCCCGCCGTCTCCGCCTCCCGTGCGGAGCCGAAGACGCGGATGATGGTCCGGGACCTGGGCATGGGCGTCCGGTTCGCCCTGGCCGGCGGGCGCGAGGGGTGGGTCAGGGCGCTGCTCACCGGCGTCGGTGTCGGCCTCGGCGTGGCACTGTTGCTGCTCTGCGCCGCGCTGCCCGGTGTGCTGACGGAGCGGGACCGGCGGGAGGAGGCGCGCCTGGACTGGCCCTTCATCACGGAGGTCATCCCGAAGGCCGACGACACGCTGATCGTCTCGCGCGTGGACACCGAGTTCCGGAACCAGGACATCCGCGGCCGCCTGACGGAGCCGGAGGGCCCGAAGGCCCCGCTGCCGCCGGGCCTGAACGGATTCCCGGCGCCCGGCGAGACGGTGGTCTCCCCCGCCCTGAAGGAGCTCCTCGCGTCGGACGGCACCGGCCTGCTGCGCGAACGGCTGCCGTACGAGGTCGTGGGGACGATCGGCGAGCCCGGTCTCATCGGCTCGCAGGAGCTCGCCTACTACGCGGGCGCCACGGGGCTCGCCGGCAAGCTCGCCGACCAGGGGCCGACGCGCCTGGACCGGTTCGGCTCACCACCCGGGTATGTCACCGAGGAGGAGAACGACCCGGTGCTCATGCTGCTGATCCTGGTCGTCTTCGTGGTGCTGCTGACGCCGGTCGCCGTGTTCATCGCCACGGCCGTGCGGTTCGGCGGCGAGCGGCGCGACCGCCGGCTGGCGGCGCTGCGGCTGGTCGGTTCCGACGCGGCGAGCACCCGGCGCATCGCGGCGGGCGAGGCTCTCGCCGGGTCACTGTTCGGACTGGTCCTCGGCACCGGCTTCTTCCTGGTCGGACGTCAGGTGGCCGCTTCGGTCGAGCTGTTCGGCATCAGTGTGTTCCCGAGCTATCTGAACCCCTCGCCGCTGCTGGCCCTGCTGGTCGCGGTGCTGGTCCCGGCGGCGGCGGTGTTGGTGACGCTGGTCGCGCTGCGCGCGGTCGTCATCGAGCCGCTGGGCGTGGTCCGTACCACGCGGCCGGCCCGGCGCAGGCTGTGGTGGCGGCTGCTGCTGCCGGTGGCCGGCCTCGGGATGCTCTACCCGATGGCCGGACAGGGCCAGGAGGGCGGGAACTTCAACCAGTACCTGGTCGTCGGCGGTGTCCTGTGCCTGCTCATCGGGATCACCGCGCTGCTGCCGTGGGTCGTGGAGACGGCCGTCGTCCGGCTCGTCGGGTGCAGTCTGTCGTGGCAACTGGCGGTGCGCCGCCTTCAGCTGAGCAGTGGCGCGGCGGCCCGGATGGTCAACGGGATCGCGGTGGCGGTGGCCGGCGCGATCGCGCTGCAGATGCTGTTCGCCGGCGTCGAGGGCGGCTACACCGAGGACACCGGGCTCGACGTGTCGCGGGCCCAGATGAGTGTGGAGCTGCCGCGCGGCAGCTCGCTCCCCACGGCTGCCGAGAAGGTGGCGGACACCAAGGGGGTGAGCGAGGTCTACGCGGTGTCCCACGGCTATTCCGCCGACAAGCCCTGGGAGCAGGAACCGGACGGCTCCGCCGCCCTGACCATCGCCGACTGCGCGACCCTGCGCACGGTGGCGGCGCTCCCTTCCTGCAGTGACGGCGACGTGTTCGCGGTGTCGGGCGCCGGGTACGACGAGGGCACCCAGGCACTGAACAAGCCGGGCCGGCAGCTCTACCTCGAGGTGATCGACCGCGCAGCCCCCTCCGGCCGGGGCGAGGACGTCGTCTGGACGGTCCCGGAGGGCGTCAAGCAGTCCCGTTCGGTTCCGGACCCGGTGGGCACCGAGCGCGGTGGCTTCCTGCTGACCCCTGGCGCGGTCACGGCGGGGATGACGGACGCGTTCTCCGGTGAGCTCTACCTCGCGCTCGACGACTCGGTGCCCCACGCCGAGGAGCACGTGCGCAACACGGCCGCCGCGATCGACCCGTTGACGAACACGTTCATGTGGGCCTCCACCGAACGTACCGAGAAGTACGACACCGTCCGTACCGGCCTGTTCGTCGGCGCGGCCTGTGTGCTGCTGCTGATCGGGGCGAGTCTGCTGGTCTCGCAGCTGGAGCAGCTGCGCGAACGCCGCAAGCTGCTGTCGGCCCTGGTCGCCTTCGGCACCCGGAAGCGCACGCTGAGCCTGTCCGTGCTGTGGCAGACGGCCGTGCCGATCGGTCTGGGGCTGGTACTGGCCTCGGCGGTGGGTGTCACACTGGGCGCCGTGCTGCTGCGGATGACGTCGACACCCGTGCGGATGGACTGGCCGGGCCTGTTGCAGATGACCGGCGTCGGTGCGGCCGTCGTCCTGGTGGTGACGCTGCTGAGCCTGCCGCCCCTCCTGCGCATGATGCGGCCGGACGGCCTGCGCGCGGAGTGACCGGGGAGGTGGCGGCCGGTCCCGGGCGGCACGGGGTGCCCGAGACCGGCCGCCCCTGGCAGCATGGACCGCGTCCGGCCCACCCGGCTGCAGGAGCGTTCCCCATGTCGTTCGAGTCCGTCGAGTCCCTCAAGTCCCGCCTCCCCGACTACGCCCGGGACCTGAGGCTCAACCTGGACTCGGCCATCGGCGCCTCGGACCTGCCGGCCCAGCGGCTGTGGGGGACGGTGCTGTCGACGGCGATCGCCTCGCGCTCGGCCGTCGTGCTGCGCGAGCTGGCGCCGGAGGCGAAGGCGGTCCTGTCTCCCGAGGCGTACCGGGCGGCGAAGACCACCGCTTCGGTGATGGCCCTGAACAACGCCTTCTTCCGGACCCGCCACCTGCTGTCGGACGAGGAGTACGGCAACCTGCGCGCGGGCCTGCGGATGAACGTCCTCGGCAACCCGGGCGTCGACCGGGTCGACTTCGAGTTCTGGGCGTGCGCGGTCTCCGCGGTCAACGGCTGCGGATTGTGCCTCGACGCGCACGAGTCGGCCCTGCGCGGGGCGGGCGTCGAACGCGAGGTCGTCCAGGAGGCCTTCAGGATCGCCGCGGTGATCAAGGCCGTCGCCACCACCCTGGAGGCGGAGACGGCCCTCGCGGCCATCGAGGGCCTGGGGGACCTTGATGGCCTGGGGAGCTTCGGGGAGTGACTCCGCGCGCACCGGCCCCGCCGGCAGCCGAGGACGGAGCAGCCGCC comes from the Streptomyces sp. KMM 9044 genome and includes:
- a CDS encoding ABC transporter ATP-binding protein → MTIPAGSLLVARDLRKAYGPTPALDGAAFSIHPGEVVAVMGPSGAGKSTLLHCLAGIVTPDSGSVTYDGRELTAMNDSERSRLRRSEFGFVFQFGQLVPELTCVENVALPMRLNGTPRKEAERAALTWLERLEVEDVRAKRPGEVSGGQGQRVAVARSLVTGPRVLFADEPTGALDSLNGERVMELLTDAARSTNAAVVLVTHEARVAAYSDREIVVRDGKSRDMEHAV
- a CDS encoding alkyl hydroperoxide reductase translates to MSFESVESLKSRLPDYARDLRLNLDSAIGASDLPAQRLWGTVLSTAIASRSAVVLRELAPEAKAVLSPEAYRAAKTTASVMALNNAFFRTRHLLSDEEYGNLRAGLRMNVLGNPGVDRVDFEFWACAVSAVNGCGLCLDAHESALRGAGVEREVVQEAFRIAAVIKAVATTLEAETALAAIEGLGDLDGLGSFGE
- a CDS encoding ABC transporter permease, with product MGVRFALAGGREGWVRALLTGVGVGLGVALLLLCAALPGVLTERDRREEARLDWPFITEVIPKADDTLIVSRVDTEFRNQDIRGRLTEPEGPKAPLPPGLNGFPAPGETVVSPALKELLASDGTGLLRERLPYEVVGTIGEPGLIGSQELAYYAGATGLAGKLADQGPTRLDRFGSPPGYVTEEENDPVLMLLILVVFVVLLTPVAVFIATAVRFGGERRDRRLAALRLVGSDAASTRRIAAGEALAGSLFGLVLGTGFFLVGRQVAASVELFGISVFPSYLNPSPLLALLVAVLVPAAAVLVTLVALRAVVIEPLGVVRTTRPARRRLWWRLLLPVAGLGMLYPMAGQGQEGGNFNQYLVVGGVLCLLIGITALLPWVVETAVVRLVGCSLSWQLAVRRLQLSSGAAARMVNGIAVAVAGAIALQMLFAGVEGGYTEDTGLDVSRAQMSVELPRGSSLPTAAEKVADTKGVSEVYAVSHGYSADKPWEQEPDGSAALTIADCATLRTVAALPSCSDGDVFAVSGAGYDEGTQALNKPGRQLYLEVIDRAAPSGRGEDVVWTVPEGVKQSRSVPDPVGTERGGFLLTPGAVTAGMTDAFSGELYLALDDSVPHAEEHVRNTAAAIDPLTNTFMWASTERTEKYDTVRTGLFVGAACVLLLIGASLLVSQLEQLRERRKLLSALVAFGTRKRTLSLSVLWQTAVPIGLGLVLASAVGVTLGAVLLRMTSTPVRMDWPGLLQMTGVGAAVVLVVTLLSLPPLLRMMRPDGLRAE